A single Melopsittacus undulatus isolate bMelUnd1 chromosome 11, bMelUnd1.mat.Z, whole genome shotgun sequence DNA region contains:
- the LOC101873100 gene encoding myosin heavy chain, skeletal muscle, adult-like isoform X4: MSSDSEMAVFGEAAPYLRKSEKERIEAQNKPFDAKSSVFVVHPKESFVKGTIQSKESGKVTVKTEGGETLTVKDDQVFPMNPPKYDKIEDMAMMTHLHEPAVLYNLKERYAAWMIYTYSGLFCVTVNPYKWLPVYNPEVVLAYRGKKRQEAPPHIFSISDNAYQFMLTDRENQSILITGESGAGKTVNTKRVIQYFATIAASGDKKKEEQTSGKMQGTLEDQIISANPLLEAFGNAKTVRNDNSSRFGKFIRIHFGATGKLASADIETYLLEKSRVTFQLKAERSYHIFYQIMSNKKPELIDMLLITTNPYDYQFVSQGEITVPSINDQEELMATDSAIDILGFTADERTAIYKLTGAVMHYGNLKFKQKQREEQAEPDGTEVADKAAYLMGLNSADLLKALCYPRVKVGNEYVTKGQTVQQVNNSVGALAKAVYEKMFLWMVVRINQQLDTKQPRQYFIGVLDIAGFEIFDFNSLEQLCINFTNEKLQQFFNHHMFVLEQEEYKKEGIEWTFIDFGMDLAACIELIEKPMGIFSILEEECMFPKATDTSFKNKLYDQHLGKSSNFQKPKPAKGKAEAHFSLVHYAGTVDYNITGWLEKNKDPLNETVIGLYQKSSVKTLALLFASYGGAEAAGGGKKGGKKKGSSFQTVSALFRENLNKLMTNLRSTHPHFVRCIIPNETKTPGAMEHELVLHQLRCNGVLEGIRICRKGFPSRVLYADFKQRYKVLNASAIPEGQFIDSKKASEKLLGSIDVDHTQYKFGHTKVFFKAGLLGLLEEMRDEKLAQLITRTQARCRGFLSRVEYQRMVERRESIYSIQYNIRAFMNVKHWPWMKLFFKIKPLLKSAESEKEMATMKEEFEKTKEELAKSEAKRKELEEKMVKLVQEKNDLQLQVQAEADALADAEERCDQLIKTKIQLEAKVKEVTERAEDEEEINAELTAKKRKLEDECSELKKDIDDLELTLAKVEKEKHATENKVKNLTEEMAALDETIVKLTKEKKALQEAHQQTLDDLQAEEDKVNTLTKAKTKLEQQVDDLEGSLEQEKKLRMDLERAKRKLEGDLKLAQDSIMDLENDKQQLDEKLKKKDFEISQIQSKIEDEQALGMQFQKKIKELQARIEELEEEIEAERTSRAKAEKHRSDLSRELEEISERLEEAGGATAAQIEMNKKREAEFQKMRRDLEEATLQHEATAAALRKKHADSTAELGEQIDNLQRVKQKLEKEKSELKMEIDDLSSNMESVSKAKANLEKMCRTLEDQLSEIKTKEEEHQRMINDLSAQRARLQTEAGEYSRQVDEKESLISQLSRGKQAFTQQIEELKRHLEEEIKAKNALAHALQSARHDCDLLREQYEEEQEAKGELQRALSKANSEVAQWRTKYETDAIQRTEELEEAKKKLAQRLQDAEEHVEAVNAKCASLEKTKQRLQNEVEDLMIDVERSNAACAALDKKQKNFDKILAEWKQKYEETQAELEASQKECRSLSTELFKMKNAYEESLDHLETLKRENKNLQQEISDLTEQIAEGGKAIHELEKIKKQIEQEKSEIQAALEEAEASLEHEEGKILRLQLELNQVKAEIDRRIAEKDEEIDQMKRNHLRIVESMQSTLDAEIRSRNEALRLKKKMEGDLNEMEIQLSHANRLAAEAQKNLRNTQGVLKDTQIHLDDALRTQEDLKEQVAMVERRANLLQAEIEELRAALEQTERSRKVAEQELLDATERVQLLHTQNTSLINTKKKLETDIAQIQGEMEDTIQEARNAEEKAKKAITDAAMMAEELKKEQDTSAHLERMKKNLDQTVKDLQLRLDEAEQLALKGGKKQIQKLEARVRELEGEVDAEQKRSAEAVKGVRKYERRVKELTYQSEEDRKNILRLQDLVDKLQMKVKSYKRQAEEAEELSNVNLSKFRKIQHELEEAEERADIAESQVNKLRAKSREFHGKKIEEEE, from the exons ATGTCATCAGACTCTGAGATGGCCGTCTTTGGGGAGGCAGCTCCTTATCTACGAAAATCAGAAAAGGAGAGAATTGAGGCCCAGAACAAGCCTTTCGATGCCAAATCATCAGTCTTTGTGGTGCATCCTAAAGAATCCTTTGTGAAAGGGACAATCCAGAGCAAAGAATCAGGGAAGGTCACTGTCAAGACTGAAGGTGGAGAA ACCCTGACCGTGAAGGATGATCAGGTCTTTCCCATGAACCCTCCCAAGTACGATAAAATCGAGGACATGGCCATGATGACCCACCTCCATGAACCCGCTGTGCTGTACAACCTCAAAGAGCGTTACGCAGCCTGGATGATCTAC ACCTACTCGGGTCTCTTCTGTGTCACCGTCAACCCCTACAAGTGGCTGCCGGTGTACAACCCGGAGGTGGTGTTGGCCTACCGAGGCAAGAAGCGCCAGGAGGCCCCTCCACACATCTTCTCCATCTCTGACAATGCCTATCAGTTCATGCTGACTG ATCGCGAGAACCAGTCGATCCTGATCAC CGGAGAATCTGGAGCAGGGAAGACTGTGAACACAAAGCGTGTCATCCAGTACTTTGCAACAATTGCAGCAAGTGGGGacaagaagaaggaagagcagaCATCAGGCAAAATGCAG GGAACGCTTGAGGATCAAATCATCAGCGCCAACCCACTGCTGGAGGCCTTTGGAAATGCCAAGACTGTGAGGAACGACAACTCCTCACGCTTT gGCAAATTCATCAGAATTCACTTTGGTGCCACAGGAAAACTTGCTTCTGCTGATATTGAAACAT ATCTGCTGGAGAAGTCCAGAGTCACTTTCCAGCTCAAGGCAGAAAGAAGCTACCACATATTCTATCAAATCATGTCCAACAAGAAGCCAGAGCTAATAG ACATGCTTCTTATCACCACCAACCCATATGACTATCAGTTTGTTAGTCAAGGTGAAATCACTGTTCCCAGCATTAATGACCAGGAGGAGCTGATGGCTACAGAT AGTGCCATTGACATCCTGGGATTCACCGCTGATGAGAGGACAGCCATCTACAAGCTGACAGGGGCTGTCATGCACTATGGGAACTTGAAGTTCAAGCAGAAACAAcgagaggagcaggcagagcctgATGGCACCGAAG tGGCTGACAAGGCTGCCTATTTGATGGGTCTGAACTCAGCTGACCTGCTGAAGGCCCTCTGCTACCCCCGAGTCAAGGTTGGGAATGAATATGTGACCAAGGGTCAAACTGTGCAGCAG GTGAACAATTCAGTTGGTGCCCTGGCAAAAGCTGTCTATGAGAAGATGTTCTTGTGGATGGTTGTTCGCATCAACCAACAGCTGGATACCAAGCAGCCCAGACAGTACTTCATTGGTGTCCTGGACATTGCTGGCTTTGAGATCTTTGAT TTCAAcagcttggagcagctgtgcATCAACTTCACCAATGAGAAACTGCAACAGTTCTTCAACCACCACATGTTCGTGTTGGAGCAAGAGGAGTacaaaaaggaaggaattgAATGGACATTCATTGACTTTGGGATGGACCTGGCTGCCTGCATCGAGCTCATTGAGAAg CCCATGGGCATCTTCTCCATCCTGGAAGAGGAGTGCATGTTCCCCAAGGCAACTGACACCTCTTTTAAGAACAAGCTCTATGATCAGCATCTGGGCAAGTCCAGTAACTTCCAAAAGCCAAAGCCTGCCAAAGGCAAAGCTGAAGCTCATTTTTCACTGGTGCACTATGCTGGCACAGTGGACTACAACATCACTGGCTGGCTTGAGAAGAACAAAGACCCTCTGAATGAAACTGTCATTGGGCTGTACCAGAAATCATCTGTAAAAACACTGGCTTTACTTTTTGCCTCCTATGGTGGAGCAGAAGCTG CTGGTGGGGGAAAGAAGGGTGGCAAGAAGAAAGGTTCTTCTTTCCAGACAGTCTCAGCTCTTTTCCGG GAGAACTTAAACAAACTGATGACCAACCTACGGAGCACTCATCCTCATTTTGTGCGTTGCATCAtcccaaatgaaacaaaaacacctG GTGCCATGGAGCATGAACTGGTACTTCACCAGCTGCGCTGTAATGGTGTGCTGGAAGGCATCAGGATTTGCAGGAAAGGTTTCCCCAGCAGAGTGCTCTATGCTGACTTCAAACAGAG ATACAAGGTCCTTAATGCCAGTGCAATCCCAGAGGGACAATTCATTGACAGCAAGAAAGCTTCTGAGAAGCTTCTTGGGTCAATTGATGTGGACCATACCCAGTACAAATTTGGTCACACAAAG GTCTTCTTCAAAGCTGGGCTGCTGGGACTCCTGGAGGAGATGAGGGATGAGAAGCTGGCACAGCTCATTACCCGCACACAGGCCAGATGTAGGGGCTTCCTGAGTAGAGTGGAGTACCAGAGAATGGTGGAGAGAAG GGAGTCCATCTATTCTATCCAGTACAATATTCGTGCATTCATGAATGTGAAGCACTGGCCCTGGATGAAGCTGTTCTTCAAGATCAAGCCCTTGCTGAAGAGTGCAGAATCTGAGAAGGAGATGGCCACTATGAAGGAAGAATTTGAGAAAACCAAGGAAGAGCTTGCAAAATCTGAGGCAaagaggaaggagctggaggagaaaatGGTGAAACTCgtgcaagagaaaaatgatCTGCAGCTCCAAGTTCAGGCT GAAGCTGATGCTTTAGCTGATGCTGAGGAAAGATGTGACCAGCTCATCAAAACTAAAATCCAGCTGGAAGCCAAAGTGAAGGAGGTGACTGAAAGGGCTgaggatgaagaagaaattaatgctGAGTTGACAGCCAAGAAGAGGAAACTGGAGGATGAATGTTCAGAGCTGAAGAAAGATATTGATGACCTTGAATTAACATTGGCCAaagtggagaaggaaaagcatgctACTGAAAACAAG GTGAAAAACCTCACAGAGGAGATGGCAGCCCTGGATGAGACCATTGTCAAACtgacaaaagagaagaaagcccTCCAAGAGGCCCATCAGCAGACACTGGATGACCTGCAGGCAGAAGAGGACAAAGTCAATACGCTGACCAAAGCTAAAACAAAGTTGGAGCAGCAAGTGGACGAT CTGGAAGGGTCCCTGGAGCAAGAGAAGAAACTGCGCATGGACCTTGAGAGAGCCAAGAGGAAACTTGAAGGAGACCTGAAGCTGGCCCAAGACAGCATCATGGATTTGGAAAATGataagcagcagctggatgagaaactgaagaa GAAAGACTTTGAAATCAGCCAGATCCAGAGCAAAATCGAGGATGAACAAGCCCTGGGCATGCAATTCCAGAAGAAGATCAAGGAGCTGCAG GCTCGTATTGAGGAACTGGAGGAGGAAATTGAGGCAGAGCGAACCTCTCGggcaaaagcagagaagcacCGGTCTGACCTCTcgagggagctggaggagatcAGCGAGCGcctggaagaagcaggaggGGCTACAGCAGCTCAGATCGAGATGAACAAGAAGCGTGAAGCCGAGTTCCAGAAGATGCGTCGTGACCTCGAAGAGGCCACGCTGCAGCATGAAGCAACGGCTGCTGCCCTGCGGAAGAAGCACGCGGACAGCACCGCTGAGCTTGGGGAGCAGATCGACAACCTGCAGCGAGTGaagcagaagctggagaaggagaagagtGAGCTGAAGATGGAGATCGATGACTTGTCCAGTAACATGGAGTCCGTCTCCAAAGCCAAG GCAAATCTGGAGAAGATGTGTCGTACCCTGGAAGACCAGCTGAGTGAGATTAAGACAAAGGAAGAAGAGCATCAGCGCATGATCAATGACCTCAGTGCTCAAAGAGCTCGTCTGCAGACAGAAGCAG GTGAATATTCACGCCAAGTGGATGAGAAAGAATCGCTGATTTCTCAGCTGTCAAGAGGCAAGCAGGCTTTCACCCAACAGATTGAGGAGCTCAAGAGGCACTTAGAGGAAGAGATAAAG GCCAAGAATGCGCTGGCCCACGCCTTGCAGTCTGCTCGCCATGACTGTGACTTGCTCCGGGAACAATATGAGGAGGAACAGGAAGCCAAGGGGGAGCTGCAACGTGCCTTGTCCAAGGCCAACAGCGAAGTGGCCCAGTGGAGAACCAAGTATGAGACGGATGCTATTCAGCGTacagaggagctggaggaggccAA GAAGAAGTTGGCACAGCGCCTGCAGGATGCAGAAGAACATGTTGAAGCTGTCAATGCCAAATGTGCCTCcctggaaaagacaaagcagaggctgcagaaCGAAGTGGAGGACCTCATGATTGATGTGGAGAGATCAAATGCTGCCTGTGCAGCTCTGGATAAGAAGCAGAAGAACTTTGACAAG ATCCTGGCAGAATGGAAGCAGAAGTATGAGGAAACACAGGCTGAGCTGGAAGCCTCCCAGAAGGAATGTCGCTCTCTCAGCACAGAGCTCTTTAAGATGAAGAATGCCTATGAGGAGTCCTTGGACCACCTGGAAACGCTGAAGCGCGAGAACAAGAACTTGCAGC AGGAGATTTCTGACCTCACGGAGCAGAttgcagagggaggaaaagcgATTCACGAACTGGAGAAAATCAAGAAGCAGATTGAGCAGGAGAAATCTGAAATCCAGGCTGCCTTGGAGGAAGCTGAG GCCTCCCTAGAACATGAAGAGGGGAAGATCCTGCGCCTTCAACTTGAGCTCAACCAGGTCAAGGCTGAGATTGACAGGAGGATAGCagagaaagatgaggaaatTGACCAGATGAAGAGAAACCACCTTAGAATTGTGGAGTCCATGCAGAGCACCCTGGATGCTGAGATCAGGAGCAGGAATGAAGCCCTGCGTCTGAAGAAGAAGATGGAGGGAGATCTGAATGAAATGGAGATCCAGCTCAGCCATGCCAACCGCTTGGCTGCTGAGGCACAGAAGAACCTGAGAAACACACAGGGAGTGCTCAAG GATACCCAAATACACTTGGACGATGCTCTAAGGACACAGGAAGACCTGAAGGAGCAAGTGGCCATGGTGGAGCGCAGAGCAAACCTGTtgcaggctgaaattgaggagCTACGGGCAGCCCTGGAGCAAACAGAGCGGTCAAGGAAAGTGGCTGAGCAGGAGCTTCTGGATGCCACTGAACGTGTGCAGCTCCTCCACACTCAG AACACCAGCTTGATCAACAccaagaagaagctggaaacaGATATTGCCCAAATccagggggaaatggaggataCCATCCAGGAAGCGCGCAATGCTGAAGAGAAGGCCAAGAAAGCCATCACAGAT GCGGCCATGATGGCAGAAGAGCTGAAGAAGGAGCAGGACACCAGCGCCCACCTGGAGAGGATGAAGAAGAACCTGGACCAGACAGTGAAAGACCTGCAGCTCCGTCTGGATGAGGCTGAGCAGTTGGCCCTGAAGGGAGGCAAGAAGCAAATCCAGAAGCTGGAGGCCAGA GTGCGGGAGCTGGAAGGGGAGGTTGATGCTGAGCAGAAGCGCAGCGCTGAAGCCGTGAAGGGTGTGCGCAAGTATGAGAGGAGAGTGAAGGAGCTGACCTACCAG TCTGAAGAAGATCGGAAGAATATTCTGAGGCTCCAGGACCTGGTGGACAAGCTTCAAATGAAAGTGAAATCTTACAAGAGACAAGCAGAGGAGGCT GAGGAGCTGTCCAATGTCAACCTCTCCAAGTTCCGCAAGATCCAGCACGAGCTCGAGGAAGCCGAGGAGCGGGCTGACATTGCAGAGTCCCAGGTCAACAAGCTCCGAGCCAAGAGCCGGGAATTTCATGGCAAGAAGATAGAAGAGGAAGAGTGA